A single region of the Pseudobdellovibrionaceae bacterium genome encodes:
- the queF gene encoding NADPH-dependent 7-cyano-7-deazaguanine reductase QueF, translated as MTKLYGELAIENNQLERFENRTQNRKYDIEFCCPEFTCICPRSGFPDFATIYIHYIPKKWCVELKSLKLYINSFRNKKVFHEDVTNDILNDLSKLLDPHYLEIKGEFTVRGNIKTVVTAKIGSKN; from the coding sequence ATGACAAAATTATATGGCGAATTAGCAATAGAAAATAACCAGTTAGAGCGATTTGAAAACCGCACACAAAACAGAAAGTATGATATTGAATTTTGCTGCCCCGAATTTACTTGTATATGCCCAAGAAGTGGTTTTCCTGATTTCGCTACTATTTATATTCATTACATTCCTAAAAAATGGTGTGTGGAATTAAAATCTTTAAAGCTATACATTAATTCTTTTCGTAATAAAAAAGTATTTCACGAAGATGTTACCAATGATATTTTAAATGATTTATCTAAGCTTTTAGATCCGCATTATTTAGAAATAAAAGGAGAGTTTACCGTAAGAGGAAATATTAAAACGGTTGTTACAGCAAAAATAGGGTCTAAAAACTAA
- a CDS encoding 2,3,4,5-tetrahydropyridine-2,6-dicarboxylate N-succinyltransferase codes for MQKTIEKFYQDLLNDKLDISNDLLHKTVNQCIEDLDQGKLRLCTYNFEKNIWVLHEWLKQSILLFFKIRKMEVIASNNFSFVDKIPLKQWTVKQGVRVAPQALVRKGAFVEQNCVLMPSYINIGAYVGAGTLVDTWATVGSCAQVGKNVHISGGVGLGGVLEPLQATPVIIEDNVFLGSRVSVVEGFLVKKMAVIASGVNLTASTPIIDVSGEFENYESLVNTKKVFDEKGSRIFKLEVPENAVVISGMRNKVFKKGTYPVSCALIIGKRSESTDKKTSLNQVLREVN; via the coding sequence ATGCAAAAAACAATAGAAAAATTTTACCAAGACCTACTTAATGACAAATTGGATATTAGTAATGATTTATTACATAAAACGGTAAATCAATGTATAGAAGATTTAGATCAAGGTAAGTTGCGACTATGCACTTATAATTTTGAAAAAAATATTTGGGTGCTTCATGAATGGTTAAAACAAAGCATTTTATTATTTTTTAAAATTCGTAAAATGGAAGTTATTGCGTCAAATAATTTTTCTTTTGTAGATAAAATTCCTTTAAAGCAGTGGACAGTCAAACAAGGTGTTCGAGTAGCTCCACAAGCTTTAGTTAGAAAAGGCGCTTTTGTGGAACAAAACTGTGTGTTAATGCCCTCATACATTAATATTGGAGCTTATGTGGGAGCAGGAACTTTAGTAGATACTTGGGCCACGGTGGGTTCTTGTGCACAAGTGGGTAAAAATGTTCATATTTCTGGTGGAGTGGGTTTGGGAGGGGTGCTAGAACCTTTACAAGCTACACCGGTAATTATAGAAGATAATGTATTTTTAGGAAGTCGAGTGTCTGTGGTAGAAGGATTTTTAGTAAAAAAAATGGCCGTTATTGCTTCGGGTGTAAACTTAACCGCTAGTACTCCTATTATTGATGTTAGTGGTGAATTTGAAAATTATGAAAGCCTAGTAAATACCAAAAAAGTGTTTGATGAAAAAGGGTCTAGAATTTTTAAATTAGAAGTTCCAGAAAATGCCGTAGTTATTTCTGGCATGCGTAATAAAGTTTTTAAAAAAGGAACTTACCCTGTTAGTTGTGCGTTAATTATAGGTAAAAGAAGTGAGTCTACCGATAAAAAAACTTCATTAAATCAAGTTTTAAGGGAGGTTAATTAA